CCCCGAGGAAATTAGCTGGGGACTGGGGGTGGAACTTGGTACGGGTGCTTTCTCGCTACATCCTTGAGTCCCTCCCTAcctgtggctcaggtggctgagTCCTCCAGGATATTAAAAGCCGCCCGGGCGGGTGCGGCCCGGTTCTTTGGCTGGCACTGGCTCACGGGGAGAGAGCCAGGCTTGGGGAAGGGAAGTGCAAAGCGAGGAAGCGAGCGGGGCGCTCGGGTTTAGGAGTTGAGTCTCGGCGACGGCTGATAGGCTGGGTGGCGAGTGCACGTGGGGAGCTGccgttccaggaactggaatacGCCGCCCACGTGACTCCGGGAGGGCGCCAGCAATCCAAGTTTTGTGGACCGTGCCTGATGCAGACACGGAGTTGATCGGCGGATAAGGAAATGCTAGGGAAATCACAGCCGAGCTGCAACTCTTACCcgactatccttttttttttttttttccccaaaccctTCCTTACCCTTTCTTGACTTTGTGAAAAGGTCGATTTGGGATGAAAGGTTAAGGCGGGTTTCAGGGTAGGAAGCCGCTCGCATCTGAACAAGGCGCCCACCGAGATTCAATCCTTGCCTCTGTCTCTGGGCTGGGGAGTGAGGGGCAGCGGGAACGCCGATTTTCCGGCTTCACCAGGACGTCCCGTACAGGACCCTGGAgcccgctgcccctgccccagaaTCCCGGTCACGGCGCCCAGGGCTCGCCCCTCCGCCGGCGCGGGCCAGCCTGGGTTCCCCCTTTAAGACCACCGGGACCGACGGGCTCCAAGCCCCACTCCCCTCGGCTGCCCGCCGGGGACAACTCCGGAGCGGTGGGTGTGTTCGGAGCACAAAGGGCGGGGCCTGCGGCGACCTCCGCTGGGTTCCCAGACCCCTACGGCGGCCCCACGTGGGCGCTGCGGGGTCTAGGGGGCACACTGCTCGAGGCCCCGCCCCGAGAGGCAGTGAGCGCGTGGCGGGGGCGGAGCCTCACGGAGGGCCCAGCCCTCGGGGCGGAGCCAGGGCCGAGAGGTTTAAGAGGGCAGGGCGCAGGCGGTGCGCCGCTGGACTGGCTGCAGGACCCGCGGCTCTCGGCGCGGGTGTGTGGGGCAGCGCTCACCCCACGATGCTCAAGCGCTGCGGCCGACGCCTGCTGCTGGCTCTGGCGGGCGCGCTGCTCGCCTGTCTGCTGGTGCTCACGGCCGACCCGCCGCCGCCCCCGGTGCCCGCCGAGCGCGGCCGGCGCGCGCTGCGCAGCCTGGCGGGCTCCGGGGGGGTGGCCCCGGTGCCAGGGCTGGAGGCGGCGCCGGCGCCCGGCGCGCTCACACGCGAGGTGCACAGTCTGTCTGAGTACTTCAGCCTGCTTACCCGCGCGCGCCGAGACGCCGGCCGACCGCCCGGGGGCGCCTCCCGTCCCGCCGACGGCCGCCTGCGGCCCCAAGCGGAGCCGCTCGCGCCCCACGACGTCTTCATCGCGGTGAAGACCACCAAAAAGTTCCACCGCGCGCGCCTCGACCTGCTGCTGGAGACCTGGATCTCGCGCCACAAGGAGATGGTGAGCCCCCGTGGCCTGGAAGGGCGGGGTCGGGGCCCAGTTCCATCCAGCCAGTGGCGGTGTCTCCCGGCGCCAGGCTGCATCTCCGTGCAGCCACCGGGAGTGCGTACCTGGAGCGACGCCCGTCCGTACCCTTCCAGACCAGTTTTCCTGGCATGGCCACTCTCCAGACGGCTGTGGACGTGTAGGAAGGGACCTGTCCCCGCAAGCCTCCAGAGCCCTGGATGGCACCCACCGACCTTACACCTGCCTCCAGTGTGTGGGGTTGGTGCTCCCTGACGCTTCTCAAACTTGGGAGCACGTCAGTGGGGCGTCGAGGTCCCAGACCTCCCCAAGGCAGGTTCTGCCCGGCGCCGTCCTCCCTGGGGAGGAAGACTTTCCTTAGAGGTGGAATGGGGGGTGTTAGGATCCCTGGGTGCAAGGTAGGCCCCCTCCGCAGCCCGAGTCTTTGCGTGGGGCGGGGAACAATCATTCCTGGAGGTGcttggagctggggtgggggtgggcgtgcCCTGGGGAGTAGGTATGTCCCCAAAGGGAGAGAGTCCTGGGCTTGGGGTGTGTGCAGCCACCCGCCTGGCGGTGAAGGAGTCTGGAGCCGGACCTGTGCTCATGCACCTCCTGAGCGCGGGCCTCCTGCACCAGCCTAGCAGACACGCCCCGCTCTGCACTCTCCCTCCAGGCTGCAGAGGGCGGTTGGCGGGGCCCGGACGGAGTGTGGGCCCTGccaggggaggggtggctgggaggCTGAAGGGCCTGAAGGGCAtttggggtgagggtgaggggcccttgagtggggtgggggcccggAGGAGCCGCCACACCCCTTCCTCCCCGCCTAAGCTCTCCGGGCGGGCGGGAGGCCTGCTGGCTCTGCGGAGTCCGGTCCGGGGGCCGGGCCCTGGCGAGGTCACGGCGAGGCCCAGGGGGCAGGGTCCTCTTTGGTTCCGGcgtggggagggggccctgggaaCCCCTCGGCAGCCCCCTGGGAACGGTGTGCTTTTCCCAGGGGCTCAGCGGGCTGGCGGGAGGGGGCGCGGGTTTTGTCTGGCGGCCGGGCCGTTAGGATTCCCAGCGCCGGGCGGCTCTCACGCCGGCCTCTTGGGCAAGGTAACAAAGCCCCTTTCTCCAGCCGAGAAAGGCCTCCGGCCTCTTGTGCGCAGCTCTGTGCTCCATGGGAACCGCCGCCGGCGCTGGCCACTCAGGTTGCCTGGCGATgaggggctcccccacccccccacccggcCGGTCCCTGACTGACGGTCCTGGCGGGGCTGCATCCCTgagcccggcccctccccccaggccgcATCCCCGCTGTGTGACCTTCTGCAGCATCCAGCCGCCGCTGGGCTGCCTCCGGCCCTGAGCACTGCTGGTTTGGACTTTGGGGGCTTCCTCCAGCAggagggccgggggccgggggtcGAAGGTGCCAGGCCCAACCCCGCTGGGCAATCCTGAGTGGGACTGGGGGCCTCTcgggtcctcctcctcctggtctcTGGCCCTGGGCCAGCTTCGTGTCtgcaggtggaggaagggaggtggCCCCAGGAGCACGCAGCGCCCGGGCGAGGCTGCACTCCCACCCGGAGTAGAGCCACGCTGGTGTGCACCCCGACCGCTGACCCCAGCACCAGCTCCTGGgtcccagggagcagcagcccccacAGCGGAGGGTCCGCCTCCCGGCCCTGCGCAGGGTGACTCAGACCTGTCTGAGGGAGGAGAACCCAGGAAGCCAGGGCTGCGGTGGGGAAACCCAGAGAGGCTGTGTGCGCCGTAGTGGGCATCCGACCcatgggagggggcggggggacttcctggaggaggtgcccCTTGAGCTAGACTGAGAGTAGAAAATGCCAAGAAAGGGCCCGTTGGGGATCAGGAGCACAGTAAGGGGGTGTTCGAGCAACCGCCAGCCACTGTGGCGACTTGGGGGGGTCTGCACAGCAGGGGTCGCAGTGTGCTGGGCCTGGAAGTCCAGGAGTGGGGGCCGGGCCTTTGGCCCACATGGTCCTCCCTCACCCTGCCCAGTGGCGGGCCAGGCTGTGGTGGCAGCGGCCACAATGGTCAAGGGAGAGCTTGGCATCCTGTGTTTCTCTGACTTGCAGCCCTGGGAACAATGCCGCTTCCTGTgggtgtccccctcccccacccaccctcgcCAGCCCTGCcgccctgctcttcctccttctgcccctggccagggaagtggggaggggccaggggtgtCTGGGTCCCTGGAAGGCAAGGCGGGCAGGATTAGCACGCCCTCTGTCCCGGGGCAGGACCATGGGCTGGAGGCTgcccctctctggcctcagtttcctcactggcaCACTCGGGTAGTAACAGTGCCCGGCGGCACCCGTGAGCTCTGGTCACACCCACTGTACCGAGCGGGAATCCACTCAGCGGCGGGTGAGGCCCGAGGCCCGTCCCCTCTGCTGGCTGCCCCGCCGTCGGGAGACAGGAGGCCCggtgcccctcccacagccccaccctgccAAGCACGCCTCACCCCCCCTCGGCCTGGCTCTCCCGAACAAAGGTGACTTCAATCTCCGTAGCCTTGGGCCTGGGTTTTAGGGCGCCACCATGCGAGGGAGAGCAGGCCTCGCTTGATCTCATTAAGAAAGCATTTTCCTTTGAATCCGGCGTCTGCACGGCGGCCTCAGCCTCCCACGGCATTCCTGGGCTGAGATGCTGAGGAGCGGGCGGGGGGCTGGGTGCGAGTCTGTGCGTGTGTGCGGGCTGCCCTGGGGCGTCTGGCGGCTCTGCGaggagggctgtgtgtgtggagcctgccagccccccaaccccgcccccagcGCTAAGCTGTGATCCCCAGCTTGTGGCCACACCTGAGTGTGCGCTCAGGTCTGGGGTCAGactgggccaggagctggggccgCCCAGGTGAGGTGGGCACCCCCCGGTGGGCCCCAGGTGCCTGGGTGTGCACAGTGGGCCAGGCCAGCACACGCCAGGCCCTCCCTGAGACCCATTTGTACACAGAAGGAGACCCGGTCCTGTCAGTTGTGGAGGTGGGGGCTCTCCTGCAGCTGGTGCTCAGAGCAGCCCCCCGGCCCTGGGCTTTgcaggcagccaggcctgggtgcGCCCGGCGGCACGCGCTGGgcgggctgggcagaggaaggaacaTTCCTCCCGTGTGCCGACCGGCCCAGGCGGGCGCCGGCAGCTCCTGGCCCCGCCCTgtggcccccacctcctccaaggTGCGATCCTGGCAGGGGCGGCCTTGTTTGGGCACAGGTGGAGCCTGGATGGGGCTGAAGCCaggcctgcctcccagccccggTTCCTTGCCCCAGCCACCGCGGGAGCGGGTGCTAGGCGGCACGGGGTGCCGGGGGCGCTGCTGCTCCGTGGGCTGGGCACGTGcggcttcctgcctcctcccggACCATCTTGGCGTCTCCAGAGACCAGCGGCGGCTGCTTTGGCTCAGGAGGTGACCTGCCCACCGGTCACACAGCCAGGGGCGTGGGGGTCCCAGCTCGATGGCCCAGCCCCGAGGACTGCCCGGCCCGGTTAACCAGGCCAGCTGTATGGTAATGGGCGGTATGGCCAGTCTCGCTTAACGCGGCCGAGTTAAGGCCTGCCCGGCGCCCCTCGCCCGCGGCCGGGACAAAGCCGGCGGACAATGCCTGGTGATTCATCCTCCCTCCAGGCCCTTTGTCCGCCAGGACTTGGCAGCCGCCCAGTGGAGGCCTTTGTCCTAGACTGATTGAGACTTGGCTTCCCAAAGCCGACCTCCTCCGCCCGtccccaccaccctctgccccccccccccaggtcggTGGCTGTGTCAATAAGGGTGTGTGCCTGGCCAGGTGCACTGGGCGGGCCTGGAACCAGTTAcctggcgggcgggcggggcacCCCACCTGGCTCGTGCCAGCACAGccgctgggtgaccttgggcccAGCTGTCggctggaggggtggggtctGCAAGAGCCCCAGCCCTGCGTCCCCTCTGTgcgctcgggggggggggggggggggaccgaggccccgagggggtggggtggggcgcgGGTGTGACTGCGCTGCAGCTGCTGAACGGCCGCCTCCCCCCCCCAGGCTCAGCCCCGCACCCGGGGACGGCAGTGGCCCCGCAgcggcgggcggggagggggctcggCCGCCTGCTCACGGCCACGTTTCTCCTTCCAGACGTTTGTTTTCACCGACGGGGAAGACGAGGCCCTGGCCAGGCGCACGGGTGAGCCCCGGACTGGGGAGGCGCGGGGGCTCCCCGGAGGAAGTtgtccccccaccctctcccctcctccggAGAGGTCGCGGAGGCCACGGGCAGTTTACTCAACTGGTTTGCTCAGTGCCCCGCCCCACCACTTGCCCCCCCCAATTCTCATGCAAATGAGGCCCTTTCAGCTCCCGGGCCCTTTGAGCCGCTGTGGCCCCTTTGAGCAACAGGTGGCCGGTGCTGGGAAAAAGCCGCCTGaatgggcaggggcggggccggcggcggcgggccggggctgggctgggctggggggggccCGGCGCCAGGCCTGTGTCTCACACGGGGAGGGGGCTGAGCGGGGAGCCCAGTGCAGGGCACGCTGTTCCGGAGGGACCCCAGGCGCCCGCCTGccggcccctgccctgctcccccggGCTGGGGCTGCCgtgggagcccaggctgggccgcCTTCTCTGAACCGGCTCACTGAGCtagaccccctcccacccccccccccccccccccccgtccacaGGCAACGTGGTCAACACGAACTGCTCGGCCGCCCACAGCCGCCAGGCCCTGTCCTGCAAGATGGCGGTGGAGTACGACCACTTCATCGAGTCGGGGAGGAAGTGAGTGGGGGCctctgccgggggtgggggggccctcccTCCCTAGCAGCTCCCGCCCCTCGCCCTGCACTTCGGACCCCGCTCCCCTCGGGGGCCCTGACGGCCGGCCGGCTCGCCCCCAGGTGGTTCTGCCACGTGGACGACGACAACTACGTGAACGTGCGGGCCCTGCTGCGCCTGCTGGCCAGCTACCCCCACACGCAGGACGTGTACATCGGCAAGCCCAGCCTGGACAGGCCCATCCAGGCCACGGAGAGGGTCAGCGAGAACAAGATGGTGAGCCGTCTGCCCGCGGGTGCCCGAGATCTCTccagcctggggcgggggtgggggtgggggtctcacCCCGTCGCCCCACGTTGCAGCGTCCCGTCCACTTCTGGTTCGCCACGGGCGGAGCCGGCTTCTGCATCAGCCGCGCGCTGGCCCTGAGGATGAGCCCGTGGGCCAGGTGAGTGCCCGGGAGCACAGGGGAGGCTGCTGGACGGGCCGGGGGGCCCTAGGCCGTGGGGTCCCCCCACGTGGGGTCTGGCTTTGCTCACAGCTTGGGGGCGGGTGGCCCTGACCTCACGTGCAGCCTGAGCTGCTGTCCCCAACATGTCCCCCTCCTGCCAGCAGGCACCGGGGTGTTAGCACCCAGGACCGAGGGCCACGGGGCGGGGCGCCTTGCTGCACCTGCAACTCCCGACTCCCAGAAAGTCACCGGGCTGGCGCGAGTGGGGAGCCCTCAACCggggggctcagggagggaggggagagctgcCGGCCGGGGGGAGCCCCTCAGGGACCCGGACGATGTGGGTGGGGCCGGGCCGGCGGGGTCCTGCCGGCGCCCAGTGGGCAGCGGGCTCCCACCTGTGCTCACGTTGCAGCCCTTCGCTCCCGCAGCGGGGGCCGCTTCACCAGCACGGCCGAGCGGATCCGGCTGCCGGACGACTGCACGGTGGGCTACATTGTGGAGGCGCTGCTGGGCGTGCCCCTTGTCCGCAGCGGCCTGTTCCACTCCCACCTGGAGAACCTGCAGCAGGTGCCGGCCTCGGAGCTCCACGAGCAGGTGCGCCCGCCCGCACGGCCCAGCGGGAGAGCGGGTGGACAGTGGGGCTCAGGGGGGCCACCCGGACGCCCCAAGGCCCCGCCTGCAGTGCCACACGCCTGCCCTGTGCCTCCTGGGTCTTCCCCTGCGGCGGTGGGCACTCTCGCCCTGGGTGCGTGGAGCAGGTGGGGCACGGTGCCACGTGCCTCGCTGGCCTTCCTTCTCCATCCgaggggtgtgggcagggctggccccgccccccgcccccccccccccgttcagGGCCACGGGCCCAGTCCCAGGCAGAGCGGGGCGCTGGGGTCTGGCCCGGCATcaccgtgccccccccccccacacacacaggtgaCCCTGAGCTACGGCATGTTTGAGAACAAGCGGAACGCCGTCCACATGAAGGGGCCCTTCTCGGTGGAGGCCGACCCGTCCAGGTGAGGGTGCCGAGGCCCACGCGAGGCAGGGGCGCAGCACCGAGGGGCGGTGCCCTGGGGGCCTGGCGGAGGTGGAGCTGGGTGTTGCTCTGCGTTCTGACGGCAAAGCGTGTCCCCCGGACCCCTGCTCGGGGCGGAggcggcccctccccctgcacggACCAGCCCCGCACTCTGTCCCCACAGGTTCCGTTCCATCCACTGCCACCTGTACCCGGACACGCCCTGGTGTCCCCGCGCCGCCACCTTCTAGCAGCCTCCGCTGAGACCCCGTCCCTGGGCACCCCTGGTATCCAAAGGGCCCGGGGACCCCCGTTGTTGTGGCCCCCGGGTCCGTGCCTCCATCTGCCCGTGTGCTGGGTACCCTGTCTGCATCGCAGACCACTGGCCGCCCCGCTCTGCCCCCGCCCTCCGCAGTCAGTGGGCCCCGGAGCTGGGCCTTGGGAGGGCTCACGTGAGAGGCTGCTGCTCTGAGGGCAGCGTTCCGTTACTCTTGTGGGGTCactgggctgccctgccccccctGTGCTGGGCTGGCACTCGCCTCTGAGCCCCCAGGGCAGCTGAGTCCTGCAAGAGGCTGGGTTTGGGGGGCGGCGGCCCAGTCTCCTCAAGTTCCCGCTGAGCTCT
The genomic region above belongs to Phyllostomus discolor isolate MPI-MPIP mPhyDis1 chromosome 13, mPhyDis1.pri.v3, whole genome shotgun sequence and contains:
- the LFNG gene encoding beta-1,3-N-acetylglucosaminyltransferase lunatic fringe; the protein is MLKRCGRRLLLALAGALLACLLVLTADPPPPPVPAERGRRALRSLAGSGGVAPVPGLEAAPAPGALTREVHSLSEYFSLLTRARRDAGRPPGGASRPADGRLRPQAEPLAPHDVFIAVKTTKKFHRARLDLLLETWISRHKEMTFVFTDGEDEALARRTGNVVNTNCSAAHSRQALSCKMAVEYDHFIESGRKWFCHVDDDNYVNVRALLRLLASYPHTQDVYIGKPSLDRPIQATERVSENKMRPVHFWFATGGAGFCISRALALRMSPWASGGRFTSTAERIRLPDDCTVGYIVEALLGVPLVRSGLFHSHLENLQQVPASELHEQVTLSYGMFENKRNAVHMKGPFSVEADPSRFRSIHCHLYPDTPWCPRAATF